The Suncus etruscus isolate mSunEtr1 chromosome 7, mSunEtr1.pri.cur, whole genome shotgun sequence genome includes a window with the following:
- the SAMD10 gene encoding sterile alpha motif domain-containing protein 10 isoform X2, which produces MSAESTLCPLPRAPGTSFTWHDSRSQRAASSHPIKLLQQPGVEGSQPLTGRPHQARGPVDAAGCLQMAQEALSSQLPRLRGGLLPARHHGPSSAAAKCREAAADGAGAGGPAAGGVAAGPAPASSGGGAEPAAAEPSFLWKQGLAPTRSSNRRPQHCDGHVARTRGRLQPPRPGLRANAPSTPPPTGAHGNPRARWDPELQTHRVSNHAPCGHPACKPYTPSPTSPKTASVCPPAPHPPSEGGELAQTPRGLCPLLSTAHRQMCPLVIYEPFPTPPDSWDQDLMQSRFGELGAANTDLLPAPSLGSTYHVPELQRPAERVGILEVPLALSNISGQIRLRQTSVPE; this is translated from the exons ATGTCAGCAGAGAGCACCCTCTGTCCACTGCCACGAGCTCCTGGCACCAGCTTCACGTGGCATGACTCCCGGAGCCAGAGAGCGGCTAGCAGCCACCCCATCAAACTCCTGCAGCAGCCCGGAGTTGAGGGCTCCCAG CCCCTCACTGGGCGGCCTCACCAGGCCCGTGGTCCTGTGGACGCAGCAGGATGTCTGCAAATGGCTCAAGAAGCACTGTCCTCACAACTACCTCGTCTACGTGGAGGCCTTCTCCCAGCACGCCATCACGG GCCGAGCTCTGCTGCGGCTAAATGCAGAGAAGCTGCAGCGGATGGGGCTGGCGCAGGAGGCCCAGCGGCAGGAGGTGTTGCAGCAGGTCCTGCGCCTGCAAGTTCGGGAGGAGGGGCGGAGCCTGCAGCTGCTGAGCCAAG CTTCCTTTGGAAACAGGGCCTAGCGCCTACCAGAAGCTCCAATCGCAGACCCCAGCACTGTGACGGGCATGTGGCAAGAACGAGGGGCCGGTTGCAACCTCCCAGGCCTGGACTTCGTGCCAACGCtccctcaacccccccccccactggtgCACATGGTAACCCCAGAGCCAGATGGGACCCGGAGCTCCAAACTCACAGGGTGTCTAACCATGCTCCCTGTGGCCACCCAGCCTGCAAACCGTACACACCTTCACCCACCTCTCCCAAGACAGCGTCTGTCTGTCCACCGGCCCCTCATCCTCCCTCAGAAGGTGGGGAGCTGGCCCAGACTCCCCGTGGCCTCTGcccactcctgagcaccgcccatCGCCAAATGTGTCCCCTTGTTATTTATGAACCCTTCCCCACACCCCCTGATTCATGGGACCAGGACCTAATGCAGTCCAGGTTTGGGGAACTTGGAGCTGCCAACACAGATCTGTTGCCTGCCCCAAGCCTTGGCTCCACCTACCATGTCCCTGAGCTGCAGCGGCCAGCAGAGCGAGTGGGGATCTTGGAAGTCCCGCTTGCGCTCTCAAACATCTCAGGACAGATAAGGCTGAGGCAGACCTCAGTGCCTGAGTGA
- the SAMD10 gene encoding sterile alpha motif domain-containing protein 10 isoform X1, translated as MFTELRTKLSPTRGRPATVRAGFGERRDVDATAQFSFSRTLLDHTMSAESTLCPLPRAPGTSFTWHDSRSQRAASSHPIKLLQQPGVEGSQPLTGRPHQARGPVDAAGCLQMAQEALSSQLPRLRGGLLPARHHGPSSAAAKCREAAADGAGAGGPAAGGVAAGPAPASSGGGAEPAAAEPSFLWKQGLAPTRSSNRRPQHCDGHVARTRGRLQPPRPGLRANAPSTPPPTGAHGNPRARWDPELQTHRVSNHAPCGHPACKPYTPSPTSPKTASVCPPAPHPPSEGGELAQTPRGLCPLLSTAHRQMCPLVIYEPFPTPPDSWDQDLMQSRFGELGAANTDLLPAPSLGSTYHVPELQRPAERVGILEVPLALSNISGQIRLRQTSVPE; from the exons ATGTTCACCGAGCTGAGGACCAAGCTGAGCCCCACGCGGGGCCGCCCCGCCACGGTGCGCGCGGGTTTCGGGGAGCGCCGCGATGTGGACG CCACAGCCCAGTTCAGCTTCAGCAGGACCCTCCTGGATCACACCATGTCAGCAGAGAGCACCCTCTGTCCACTGCCACGAGCTCCTGGCACCAGCTTCACGTGGCATGACTCCCGGAGCCAGAGAGCGGCTAGCAGCCACCCCATCAAACTCCTGCAGCAGCCCGGAGTTGAGGGCTCCCAG CCCCTCACTGGGCGGCCTCACCAGGCCCGTGGTCCTGTGGACGCAGCAGGATGTCTGCAAATGGCTCAAGAAGCACTGTCCTCACAACTACCTCGTCTACGTGGAGGCCTTCTCCCAGCACGCCATCACGG GCCGAGCTCTGCTGCGGCTAAATGCAGAGAAGCTGCAGCGGATGGGGCTGGCGCAGGAGGCCCAGCGGCAGGAGGTGTTGCAGCAGGTCCTGCGCCTGCAAGTTCGGGAGGAGGGGCGGAGCCTGCAGCTGCTGAGCCAAG CTTCCTTTGGAAACAGGGCCTAGCGCCTACCAGAAGCTCCAATCGCAGACCCCAGCACTGTGACGGGCATGTGGCAAGAACGAGGGGCCGGTTGCAACCTCCCAGGCCTGGACTTCGTGCCAACGCtccctcaacccccccccccactggtgCACATGGTAACCCCAGAGCCAGATGGGACCCGGAGCTCCAAACTCACAGGGTGTCTAACCATGCTCCCTGTGGCCACCCAGCCTGCAAACCGTACACACCTTCACCCACCTCTCCCAAGACAGCGTCTGTCTGTCCACCGGCCCCTCATCCTCCCTCAGAAGGTGGGGAGCTGGCCCAGACTCCCCGTGGCCTCTGcccactcctgagcaccgcccatCGCCAAATGTGTCCCCTTGTTATTTATGAACCCTTCCCCACACCCCCTGATTCATGGGACCAGGACCTAATGCAGTCCAGGTTTGGGGAACTTGGAGCTGCCAACACAGATCTGTTGCCTGCCCCAAGCCTTGGCTCCACCTACCATGTCCCTGAGCTGCAGCGGCCAGCAGAGCGAGTGGGGATCTTGGAAGTCCCGCTTGCGCTCTCAAACATCTCAGGACAGATAAGGCTGAGGCAGACCTCAGTGCCTGAGTGA
- the SAMD10 gene encoding sterile alpha motif domain-containing protein 10 isoform X3: MFTELRTKLSPTRGRPATVRAGFGERRDVDATAQFSFSRTLLDHTMSAESTLCPLPRAPGTSFTWHDSRSQRAASSHPIKLLQQPGVEGSQGRLYPDHYGLYHTSPSLGGLTRPVVLWTQQDVCKWLKKHCPHNYLVYVEAFSQHAITGRALLRLNAEKLQRMGLAQEAQRQEVLQQVLRLQVREEGRSLQLLSQASFGNRA, from the exons ATGTTCACCGAGCTGAGGACCAAGCTGAGCCCCACGCGGGGCCGCCCCGCCACGGTGCGCGCGGGTTTCGGGGAGCGCCGCGATGTGGACG CCACAGCCCAGTTCAGCTTCAGCAGGACCCTCCTGGATCACACCATGTCAGCAGAGAGCACCCTCTGTCCACTGCCACGAGCTCCTGGCACCAGCTTCACGTGGCATGACTCCCGGAGCCAGAGAGCGGCTAGCAGCCACCCCATCAAACTCCTGCAGCAGCCCGGAGTTGAGGGCTCCCAG GGCCGGCTGTACCCTGACCACTATGGCCTGTACCACACAAGCCCCTCACTGGGCGGCCTCACCAGGCCCGTGGTCCTGTGGACGCAGCAGGATGTCTGCAAATGGCTCAAGAAGCACTGTCCTCACAACTACCTCGTCTACGTGGAGGCCTTCTCCCAGCACGCCATCACGG GCCGAGCTCTGCTGCGGCTAAATGCAGAGAAGCTGCAGCGGATGGGGCTGGCGCAGGAGGCCCAGCGGCAGGAGGTGTTGCAGCAGGTCCTGCGCCTGCAAGTTCGGGAGGAGGGGCGGAGCCTGCAGCTGCTGAGCCAAG CTTCCTTTGGAAACAGGGCCTAG